The genomic interval ataaagtggagaccagtttttgagtgcagtccagttaagagttcagcagtctgatggcaagtaggaaaaagctgtttcggaaccaggtgggcctgcaccggatgctgcagaacctctttccagagggcagcagggagaacagtccatggtgggggtgtgaggggtcactgatgatgtttcagcctcaggacacgcatcctgcatcgatggttgacctgacacttcgcccttttgcctgagctgggtgtggaaggttgttgccgaagcagtttctccttgtgtgccttcttctcactcacatgagagttaccgaactcttttgcaggctcaaccaggaagtccacccgtctctcctgcaccccaatgcatgcctgataaagcacatgtgcattcagtgctgccatgtcaatcatgtttgccaggtttgctgaccagctgtcacatagtgatggaactttggtcaccccccgcaagattatgactgaaataaatgccattagttcttgtgaactaaataggtgaagcagtcacctatttatcctccacagcacaaaaggctgcatgcaaatttgcatgtgctaagtctcccagatttcttttgcttacactttttgcatgatttttttgaggtggatcaacacaattaatttggttagtttatttctaaactgtcatgttataccctcttagctttatttcaaagagaaacattactaatttcttttagaaaaacctttgcatattttttgaaacagattctatgttttgcaaactctatgtacatttggcaaaatgacctggataatgcagcacaacatcatggatcagctgcaaaaggtcacatctctccaaaaacacttcatgtatgcttcaaaactaaactgaagagcactacctacaggagacctgatctcctgctggtatcatagatacccacccccaacatggactattcacattcctaccttctggcctgacggtcaacgaccacatttacaattgaagaagggatgctaatttgagccatcagagtcgtcagggtggactccggccttttggccctgttgagccgatatgggaaggactcgaaaactgtatcatcctagtggtaaaaaacaaaaaattgtacCTGTGGCCAATATTTTCTACTGTAGGAAGACTTTAATGTGTGATGTGACGGTGTTGACCTAATTAAAAATAGAAGGTTTCTATCTACATCAAACAATTATGCTGTGGGGAAGAATTTGCATGATTTACAAGGGCCACACACAATCAGTTTGGGGACCGCAAATGCCCCCCTGACCACCGTTTTGGACACCCTGATTTAGGTAATGCAGTCAAGCGATGTAAAGCAATATCTATGCATGAACTTTATTGGctagaaaaaccaaaacaaagaataaaaaaaaggtctgtAAAATAGTCACTGTAAATCCACCTGACGCCGTGCTGACGTCACACTGTTTCAATAGGCGTGTCACGGTGGCCACCTCCCGGACATTCTTGAGGAACTGGCAGCACTTAAAGCTAGCCTTTTCAACAGGAAGTAGAATTATTCACCTCTTCAAAGTAAATATGACGATAAGTCCTCTGAAGGACTTCAAACAGAgtcaaactgaacattttgtttctggatTCATTTTGATGACACAGTTTGAATCCCAGCCAGCGGTCAGGCTTGTTGTCCATGTGGAcattctctgggtactccgacttcctcccacagcccaGAAATATGCATGTTAggttagctgctgctgcagcagatggGTGACCTGTCCAAGATGGACCCCACATACTCACAGACAGCTGGAGGCATTAACTGCCCTGCGTGAAAAATAGGAGCAGAAAACAGATAGAAGTAATCATCCTTAAAACAGAATTTATATTAACTTTATATTACCTAGCTATGAGTTTTATGAAtgtaaacacattaaaacacaaacatacagcaatattgttttacttttgctgCAACATACTAAATTTTGATGCTTTAGTTTTCTCTCAGTGTAAAAACTTGAAGATAAAAACCACAACAGACACATAATTAACTACCTGTAACTGATATTAACCTAAAAATCCTTCAGTCAGGAGTTGATTCTTTGGCACATTTGAACATGTAAATGTGCATAAATATGACTTTAACGAAAAGATAAGACAAGAGAAATCGAAGagtcaaaattaattaaaaacaggttacatcagaagcttttattttgttgacattctgACCGGATGTGGTGACTGCAGTTATCTAACTTAATGAGTTATTtattgcaacaacaaaacacaagacTTTGTGTTTAGTTCATGGGAGTTAGACAAGAAATGGCCTTTAATTAAATCCAGGGTTTACCCGAAGTTTAATTTACGCCTTTATTCTGTAAAAGCTCTTCCGGTTAGCCTAGCTGCTAGCTCCGCTCAGCCTCCCCGGAAAGAATCAGCTGATTCCAGGCTCCAACATGGAGGACATGTACGTGAAACCCGGTGAGTTTCCTCCACAGCATCCGTGCAGTCCGGGAGAACATTACGAGAGTCCCGCTGCGAGGATTACAACGGTCTGGCAGCTGTTAGCCGGCTGCTAACAGTCACAGACTGGAACCTCAATTAAAAACCTCTGTATTCAAACTTCTCCGATCTATCCCATAATAGTCTCTGAGTTTAAGTGGATTCATTATGGCGGTGATGACAGACCTGTGTGACGCGGTGAATTCGGGTCATTAGTAGCTCATCTAATGTCAACCAGCTCAAAGTATGAGTGCTGGAACACTGATGATTTATAAACTTGATGTTTATTGTTATGTTTGATTATTGATCATACATTTCTGTCCTGCTGGATTAAAGCTGCGGGTAGTTTGGATTATTGATCAGAGGTAATAACTGCAGGTGATAATCCAAGCCtgattaaaatttattattatttattatttagtcaTCAGGGAGTCTCTGgattttttcagtaaaataaatgtttattagagaTTATTTTCCCATCAACATGTTCAGTTTCAGAGTGTCTCTCTTTGTTGGTCATAATCAGGATTTCTGCTGGACTgcctttatttacatttctgtttccaaGGTAACCAGGAGCGAGGCTGGAATGACCCCCCTCAGTTTTCCTACGGGCTGCAGACGGCTCGCGGACCTCAGAGGAACCCCTTGAGCAAGAGAGCCGTTCCAGCAGCGAATTCAGGTAGTCTGACTCACCTGAGCATTGCTTTTCCCTCACCTGTCATCTGATGTGAAACATCTGAATCTCATTGGTCTCCAGGTCCAGGAGCTCCACCCACAGCCCCTCTGTCCTCCAACCCCATGGCCCCGCCCATGTGTGGAGTAGCTCCGCCTCCTCTGCCAGGTGAGAGTCAGAACTGTCTCACTGCACCTGTTCAAGGCACCTGAGTGACGACTTTAATCTCCTTCAGCTGGACGTCCACCTGAGGCCACGCCCCCTGCCCAAACGGGACCAATGAGAAGGCAGGGAGAGGCGGatagcagccaatcagagcccgaCCTGGAGGCTGTGATGTCAGTGCTGAACAGAGCGCTAGAGGCCTGCAGGAGCTCCGTGAGGGTGAGTTTCCACCAGCAGGGAGCGCTGAAAGCCTGCATTACCGCACCTGGCCAGCAGGGACACACACTAACACATCACCTGTCTGCAGGCTCAGGTGTGTAATGAGGTCGCTAAGAGGCTCTGCCTCCTGGAGGACAGCTGGAGGTCAGGTAAACTCAGCCTACCTGTAACCAGACGCATGGACGTCCTGTCCCAAGGTAACCTGCCCCACCTGTCTCACCCTACTGTCCCACCTGTCTGTCTCATGTCTCACCTGTCCACCTGTCTGTCCACCTGTGTGTCCCAGAGCTGCAGGCCGGTCACTGGGACTCTGCTGATGAAGCTCATCGCTCTCTGATGGTCGACCATGTGACCGAGGTCAGTCAATGGATGGTCGGCGTTAAGCGGCTCATCGCTGAGACCCGCAACCTGAGTCCAGAACACCTGAAACTGCTCCAGAACCCAACGGTACCAGCCCaggacccaacagaaccagccaAGGATCCAATAGAACCAACCCAGAACCCAGGATGCC from Xiphophorus maculatus strain JP 163 A chromosome 11, X_maculatus-5.0-male, whole genome shotgun sequence carries:
- the sra1 gene encoding steroid receptor RNA activator 1, whose translation is MEDMYVKPGNQERGWNDPPQFSYGLQTARGPQRNPLSKRAVPAANSGPGAPPTAPLSSNPMAPPMCGVAPPPLPAGRPPEATPPAQTGPMRRQGEADSSQSEPDLEAVMSVLNRALEACRSSVRAQVCNEVAKRLCLLEDSWRSGKLSLPVTRRMDVLSQELQAGHWDSADEAHRSLMVDHVTEVSQWMVGVKRLIAETRNLSPEHLKLLQNPTVPAQDPTEPAKDPIEPTQNPGCQS